Genomic segment of Mercurialis annua linkage group LG6, ddMerAnnu1.2, whole genome shotgun sequence:
TCATTCCGCCGCTGCTCATCcgtttttcatattcaattttagcgttttttccttgactcgtggtgattaatacgatttgtttaactttcagatctagataaattactcttgaattttctcaattttagatctaaaaatctgcattaaaaatatttttatacacaaaaaatgattttttaaaaaaaactgcttctgattatcatatgagtatcatcactgcattatcatgcaagtatcataacactgcataaaaaattaatttttttattagaaaacagcgtctgattatcatgttattatcatgtcgcataacattaattatatgatttatgataaggttatgataatacaaatgtacgataatgataatagtatgataatgtttttatgataatataatgataagcttataacagtatgataatatgatacttacatggaaaaaaaatttacaaaatagtgtcatatgataatattttatcatatgataacgagatgataatatttatggtacatatatgataatatctatgataatgtatgataaaatagtgtctgattatcatgtcgttatcataacactagagtatgataattagatgataatgaattatgataagattatgataattggatgataacgtacgtgaaaatagaattataaaaagattcatgacaccagtatgataatcagatgataataaaataataaaattatgataatagtatgataatatgatacatgtatgtaaaaatattacagaaaaattatgataatgagatgataatgtaaagataatatgatacctgtatgaaaaaaataattacaaaaagattatgataacgagatgataatgtgaagataatagtatgattatatgatacatgtatgaaaaaaacaattacaaaaaaattatgatagtaAGATGATAaagtgaagataatagtatgataatatgattttattatacttcattatcatactattttcttcacattatcatctcgttatcatattttttatgtaattattttcatataggtatcatattatcatactgttatcataattttattattatgtcgttgttataacattattatttaggtacaataatacattatcatctcggtatcatatgattatattaagATAACGAGATaataatacagtgataacaatatgataatcaatttttttgtagaaaatctttctttatacagtgttatgataacaacatgataatacagtgatacttatatgataatcatagactgtttttttttatacaaaattattttttttctgcagtgttatgataatcatatgataatcagatactgttttttttgcagaaaatcgttttttgtgcagaaaatcgttttttcataataacatcgtttttcatgcagatttttagatctaaaattgaaaaacaaatcaaaagtaatttatttagatctgaatgttataaaaatcacaataatcaccataaattaaagaaaagtttgctaaaataaaatatgaaaaaaaaatgcagcGACGATGGAGCAATGAAGAAACGGCGGTGGAGCGATGATGGaacgaagaagaaaaaaagaaaatggagaagaaaagaaaaaataaagaagaagatgaaaattgacgaagaaaaaaagaaacagagaagaagaagaagaagaagaagaagagagaggagagaggagagagaaaaaaaaagagagagacatataaaaatatgacagcTGTAACATGATAAGAGAAattataattagagtaaaagattaaagaaaagtaggtattattataatataaacatgatttagagtaaaaaaataaaaacattaaaatgatgaggtattttctctatcttttccttattgaggtaggaaattaaattattttaaaatatagagtattatcctaatcttctcatttttttaagaatatcaaatatttttcatCCGTTTCAGTTATACCCATTCagttaattctttttaatttttatatgtacttttcaaatgaacaaaaaaattaggTTGGTTAGAATGGAAGATAACAAAAACAATGATAAAAATGAAATGTATTAATCGAAAACAGGCTAAAACTAATGTCTTTAAAAGATCTGGTTGGAAGTTCCTCATCCGAAAGTATTTAAGTGCTTTTAAGACATTAGATCaataaatgaaatttattttatgttgaaCATGGAAAAATAATTCATTTAGAGATAAAAAtagggaaaaaaattaaaacaataccTATAACACacttaaatattttcaaaaatgctcattttaaaatgaaaattttgagtTCTTATACTTATGAGACAAATAATTTGATAGAAAATCAATAGATTGTATTTCCGCCATTAAAAAAACAGATTAGTAACAGATAAATGAAGTGCAAGCTAATTCCCCACCCTAAATATAGCAACTCAAACCAAATTCAAAAAAGAAACTAATCAACCCAACAATTGGCTGTTAAATCCTTAAGTCTCGCTTTTCCAACCCAACTCTCTTCCCATTTTACCTCAAATCTTCGCCTCTGCTCAAACATTCCTCATCTTCTTTAATAAATTGCTTGAGTTTAGATTATAAGAATATGTTCAATTAAGTCCTGTGGTGTAACTAGAAATGGTTAAATATGGAAGGTAAACGCAGATTCAAGAATTATGAGGTTATGAATGGTGGAGCTTCTTCATTACACGAATGCCGATTGGCTCAGTTTCATTTATCGGCGTTTGATTCTTTTTCCATTGCTTCAGAATCCTTTTCTTAGccagaaaaattaaaagtttcgaaacaatttTGACACCGACAtctattttttgattttgttgttgttgttattgCTTTCTGTTTGGTGGAATGAAACCGGGTGGTGGTGGTTTTGTTGGCGGAGGAGCACCGCCGTTAGTTTCTGACTATAATGGAACTTATTCGGCTTTAGAGCCGTCCGATTCAAAGCCTGATTTCATCGAAAAGGATCCGACCGGTCGATACGTTCGGGtacaataattattttgtgctttaatttcatattttttaatgttatttctTGTGAAATTATGGTTTTGATTATGGTTATCATCAGGTCATGATAATTTTCGAGATAGCAATGCTTCTAAATTCTAATAGTGCATTGACAAAACATAAATTGGGTCCTTGTACTATTAGACTTTTTTGAATTGGGTTCCTCAATTATAATTTGTATACATTgagtttttatacttttaattttgtagacGTTAGGTCTCTTCGgcacaaaaaaaatattaacggTGTCATGTCGAACTGAAAAAAGTCGATTGAGAGGGACTTACTTAAAACAAAATAGACATGTCGGGACCcggtttagaaaaaattaatgtaaaaaatgaataaaaaatctCACCTCAGTCGTACTAGCGGCGCATAGAATATACACGCTTTATTTCTATGACggagaaatgtttacaaaatttaaaatgtaggGACTCAATCTTGACAAATAGAAGTAGAGGGAGTCAATTCAAAAAAGCGAAACATTTCATAAATCCAAATATGTGTTTTGCCTAATGCTAACTGCTGAAACAACGTTACCTGTTTACAATAATGCATAATaccttttggctttgtttaatTCTTAGCTTATTTATGGTTATAATATGCATTGAAAAGGgaatgcatttttttttcttttatggtCATTAATTTggctttttgttttgttcctgATCTTATTACAGTACGATGAGATCTTGGGCAAGGGTGCTTTCAAGACTGTGTATGCTTTTCATACTTCATCTTCCTTTTgcttaatcaaaaaaattcagaaaGAACCAACTTTATTTCCTAAGGATGAACATTTTGTTTGAAGACTAATATTTTTAGTCATCAACTTGTTGTTTTGCAGCTACAAGGCGTTTGATGAAGTAGAAGGAATAGAAGTTGCTTGGAACCAAGTAAAGATCGATGATGTGTTGCAATCACCGGAAGATTTGGAGAAATTATATTCCGAAGTTCATCTTCTCAGATCAGTAAAACATGAAAACATCATGAAGTTCTATAATTCTTGGGtaaatgataaaaagaaaacTGTTAACATGATTACTGAACTCTTCACATCTGGCAATCTCAGGCAGTATGTCCCTTGATTTTGCTTTTtcatttttgtaatgtttgtgttttttattttcagcTGACGTGAAGTAACCGTCTTTTGATTATCAGATATCGGAAAAAACACAAGAATGTCGATATGAAGGCGATAAAGAATTGGGCTAGGCAAATTCTCCAAGGTCTAGTCTATCTTCATGGCCACAATCCGCCTATTGTTCATAGGGATTTAAAGTGCGATAATGTATTTGTTAATGGACATCACGGAGAGGTTAAAATTGGAGATCTCGGATTAGCCATTGTTATGCAGCAAGCTACTGCTACAAGTGTCATAGGTAGTGCCTTGAATTctttaatttcttatattttgCCAGAGCTAGTTTTAGTCATGTGGTGTTGAATATTTTTGCTTCTTTAATCAGGAACTCCTGAATTTATGGCTCCTGAACTTTATGAAGAGGAGTATAATGAACTCATAGATATATATTCTTTCGGGATGTGCATGCTCGAAATGGTTACTTTTGAATACCCATACAGTGAATGTAAAAATCCAGCTCAAATTTACAAGAAGGTCACCTCTGTAAGTTCAAGGATCATGAACTTATTATAAGCATTTATCATCTCTTAGACCTTGATATTTTGTTGTTTACTCATGTCGATCTCTGTATATTGCAGGGTATTAAACCTGCTTGTCTTAAAAGTGTTAGTGATCCACAAATTAAGGAGTTTATCCTGAAATGCCTGGCTCCAGCATCTGAGAGACTGTCTGCCAAAGATCTTCTCAAAGATCCATTCCTTCAGCCTCGAAACCCAGTAGAACCAATGCGTGATCCCTTGCTTTTACCTAACCAGTACCCTAAATCATTAAGTACAACCAAGTCAGGACCCCTGTCCATGGACATAGATGCTGACTACAAGCAGATTTCTGCAAGCACATGTACCGATAGAAACAATGACGGTTCAAGATTGTCGGTGTTGGAATAT
This window contains:
- the LOC126686785 gene encoding probable serine/threonine-protein kinase WNK6 isoform X1, with the translated sequence MKPGGGGFVGGGAPPLVSDYNGTYSALEPSDSKPDFIEKDPTGRYVRYDEILGKGAFKTVYKAFDEVEGIEVAWNQVKIDDVLQSPEDLEKLYSEVHLLRSVKHENIMKFYNSWVNDKKKTVNMITELFTSGNLRQYRKKHKNVDMKAIKNWARQILQGLVYLHGHNPPIVHRDLKCDNVFVNGHHGEVKIGDLGLAIVMQQATATSVIGTPEFMAPELYEEEYNELIDIYSFGMCMLEMVTFEYPYSECKNPAQIYKKVTSGIKPACLKSVSDPQIKEFILKCLAPASERLSAKDLLKDPFLQPRNPVEPMRDPLLLPNQYPKSLSTTKSGPLSMDIDADYKQISASTCTDRNNDGSRLSVLEYQKAYKNKEFRLKGTKGDDNSVSLTLRIADSSCRVRNIHFLFYLDSDTALSVASEMVEQLSLADHDVSFIAEFIDHLIMKLIPGWKPSSTYSSSEMMRFYTASTVLENSVASHWDPVLGQPVVEQDAISGLTTAAPELSVQVGDCFSSDNPDGGVFHFDYYSSQNLVNMDDQDSLTSVVSEILVEDASSKDYRTSELHDYNIDGSFKLSEYIPEPELRDACIPHKLERSDSCVGENTQMNGIEKYELPSSYIVGKDIDIDLKVELDAIEAQYQNWFRELSRMKEEALDAAKKRWIAKKKVPHH